Proteins co-encoded in one Chitinophagales bacterium genomic window:
- the lepB gene encoding signal peptidase I, protein MNQQEEYKTEKIEVEVPKKKKKSAAREWTEALLLAIIAATIIRLFFIEAYTIPTSSMEKTLLVGDYLFVSKLNYGSRLPITPLSFPFAHNVMPFTDGKKSYSESFKLPYYRLPGLQNIERNDVIVFNYPVEKERPVDKKENYIKRCVGLPGDTLEIVNRQLYVNTEPAENPELMQYNYLVRTNGTPINRTTLQKMEITEGGSNIVENNLYIYPLTQYSFTKTQELSNVLKVDTSLIDRGIHDMGIFPPASNDYPWNIDNYGPIVVPAKDSTVQLTTQNLPIYEKVIEDYEGNELKTENGKIWINNEETETYTFKMNYYFMMGDNRHNSADSRYWGFVPEDHIVGEAVLIWFSLGEGDNFFDRIRWDRIFKSVN, encoded by the coding sequence GTGAACCAGCAAGAGGAGTATAAAACAGAAAAAATTGAAGTAGAAGTGCCGAAAAAAAAGAAAAAATCGGCAGCACGAGAATGGACAGAAGCCCTTTTATTGGCAATAATTGCTGCAACAATTATACGTTTGTTTTTTATTGAAGCCTACACCATTCCTACTTCTTCAATGGAAAAAACCCTTTTGGTAGGGGATTATCTTTTTGTCAGCAAACTAAATTATGGTTCGAGATTGCCGATTACTCCTTTGTCGTTTCCATTTGCCCACAATGTAATGCCCTTCACAGATGGCAAAAAATCATACAGTGAATCTTTCAAACTTCCATACTACCGCCTTCCTGGATTACAAAACATTGAACGCAATGATGTGATTGTATTTAACTATCCTGTTGAAAAAGAACGGCCTGTGGATAAGAAAGAAAATTACATCAAGCGATGTGTGGGGCTTCCAGGTGATACGCTCGAAATAGTGAATCGTCAATTGTATGTCAATACCGAACCAGCCGAAAATCCTGAATTGATGCAGTACAATTATTTGGTGCGAACCAACGGAACACCGATTAACCGTACAACATTGCAGAAAATGGAAATAACAGAGGGTGGTAGCAACATTGTAGAAAATAACCTCTACATCTATCCATTGACTCAATACAGTTTTACCAAAACCCAAGAATTGTCAAACGTATTGAAGGTAGATACAAGTTTGATAGATAGAGGAATACACGATATGGGTATTTTTCCACCTGCATCCAATGATTATCCTTGGAACATTGACAACTACGGTCCCATTGTTGTTCCTGCAAAAGACAGTACAGTGCAATTAACGACTCAAAATCTGCCGATTTATGAAAAAGTAATTGAAGACTACGAAGGCAATGAGTTAAAAACAGAAAATGGGAAAATATGGATTAACAATGAAGAAACAGAGACTTATACCTTCAAAATGAACTACTATTTTATGATGGGCGATAATCGTCACAATTCTGCCGATTCTCGATATTGGGGCTTTGTACCCGAAGACCACATAGTTGGAGAAGCAGTGTTGATATGGTTTTCGTTGGGCGAGGGAGATAATTTTTTTGACCGCATTCGATGGGATAGAATTTTTAAATCGGTCAATTGA